One stretch of Streptomyces sp. 135 DNA includes these proteins:
- a CDS encoding erythromycin esterase family protein, with protein sequence MAAHKKPTGRRELLMVTAAGAATALWAPKAGAATPTVGQRPSVVRALERVAHPLRATDPGGRTTDLRALGRMVGSAEVVGLGEATHGSHEFFAMKERVFRHLVEEKGFTTFALEMSWTAGLRIDEYVRGGEGTARRIAEETLAGSPWEREEFVSLLAWMREHNRRRPRHRVRFMGDDVGAPGLGDRIFERVTSYVREAHPRSLPRLVELYAGLRPLDDIFAYLGKPLAERRQNAVRAERALETVTAATGTDGEAYEWAVQHARNITQTFAFAALDVTDPASVTAAEHLRDRAMADNVAWWHRRTGGKVLLSAHNGHVGFLSTHPRMYPKTQGSYLRDALGRAYLAIGFTFAGGSFLTKDTSLGGEWTKTTVPPATRGMNEHTLDRVRHRDYYVDLRTAPPAARAWLDTARPTYDAGSVFEADPLPTLALGRAYDVLVHLHRVREAEKL encoded by the coding sequence ATGGCGGCGCACAAGAAACCGACCGGCCGACGGGAGCTGCTGATGGTCACGGCGGCGGGAGCCGCCACGGCCCTGTGGGCGCCGAAGGCGGGAGCGGCCACGCCGACGGTCGGCCAACGCCCCTCCGTCGTAAGGGCACTTGAGCGGGTCGCCCACCCGCTGCGTGCCACCGACCCTGGTGGCCGCACCACCGACCTGCGCGCACTGGGCAGGATGGTCGGCTCTGCCGAGGTGGTCGGGCTCGGTGAGGCCACGCATGGCTCGCACGAGTTCTTCGCCATGAAGGAGCGGGTCTTCCGCCACCTCGTCGAGGAGAAGGGCTTCACCACCTTCGCCCTGGAGATGAGCTGGACGGCGGGTCTGCGGATCGACGAGTACGTCCGGGGCGGCGAGGGCACGGCCCGGCGGATCGCCGAGGAGACGCTCGCCGGATCGCCGTGGGAGCGGGAGGAGTTCGTGAGCCTGCTCGCCTGGATGCGGGAGCACAACCGCCGCCGGCCGCGACACAGGGTCCGCTTCATGGGTGACGACGTCGGCGCCCCCGGCCTCGGCGACCGGATCTTCGAGCGAGTGACCTCCTACGTACGCGAGGCCCACCCGCGGTCGCTGCCGCGGCTGGTCGAGCTGTACGCGGGCCTGCGCCCCCTGGACGACATCTTCGCGTACCTGGGAAAGCCGCTCGCGGAGCGGCGGCAGAACGCCGTCAGGGCCGAGCGGGCGCTGGAGACGGTGACCGCCGCCACGGGTACGGACGGCGAGGCGTACGAGTGGGCGGTGCAGCACGCCCGGAACATCACGCAGACCTTCGCCTTCGCCGCCTTGGATGTCACCGACCCGGCGTCGGTGACCGCCGCGGAGCACCTGCGGGACCGGGCGATGGCCGACAACGTCGCCTGGTGGCACCGCCGGACGGGCGGCAAGGTGCTGCTGTCCGCGCACAACGGCCACGTCGGCTTTCTCTCCACGCACCCGCGGATGTACCCCAAGACGCAGGGGTCCTACCTGCGCGACGCCCTCGGCCGCGCATACCTGGCCATCGGTTTCACCTTCGCCGGCGGCTCCTTCCTCACCAAGGACACCTCCCTCGGCGGCGAGTGGACGAAGACCACCGTGCCGCCCGCCACGCGCGGCATGAACGAACACACCCTCGACCGGGTCCGCCACCGGGACTACTACGTCGATCTGCGCACCGCCCCGCCCGCGGCCCGCGCCTGGCTGGACACCGCCCGCCCCACCTACGACGCCGGCTCGGTCTTCGAGGCGGATCCGCTGCCCACGCTCGCCCTCGGCCGGGCCTACGACGTCCTTGTCCACCTGCACCGCGTGCGCGAGGCCGAGAAGCTCTGA
- a CDS encoding helix-turn-helix domain-containing protein has translation MDGVPEPHTGWTFLTNHARVLAAIADNHNARIRDIAAHCRLTERAVQKIIADLEQEGYLSHTREGRTNTYRIDPAKVLRHPAESGLAVASLLSLLARDEAHRASMPDADSRRHATA, from the coding sequence ATGGATGGAGTGCCCGAGCCCCACACTGGATGGACGTTTCTCACTAACCACGCACGGGTGCTGGCAGCTATCGCGGACAATCACAACGCCCGTATCCGCGACATTGCCGCACACTGTCGACTCACGGAGCGCGCGGTGCAGAAGATCATCGCCGACCTGGAGCAGGAGGGTTATCTCTCCCATACGAGGGAGGGACGGACCAACACGTACCGGATCGACCCGGCCAAGGTGTTGCGTCACCCGGCCGAGTCGGGGCTGGCCGTGGCCTCCCTGCTCTCACTGCTGGCCCGTGACGAAGCTCACCGTGCCTCGATGCCCGACGCGGACAGCCGGCGTCACGCCACGGCCTGA
- a CDS encoding ANTAR domain-containing protein, translating into MSLPPTPSPASFETVPDGDDRTTLALRGELDLEAGRQLRPGLNQALGRAARSVDLDLSGVGFCDCSGLNLLLGLRHRALHQGKAIRIAAGSPAVDRILDVTGTRYLFTPEGQEDGAAAPGAVRDPDKDEESGQDLRTVVAQLRRAMQTRPTIDLARGILMSSFSLSPEAAWEVLVTASQNTNTKLHRLAGELVSTAQGSSLPEGVHTQLMAAVNKTHAARAAPAANGGVTTETEPSIPSQSGP; encoded by the coding sequence GTGTCTCTACCGCCGACCCCGTCCCCGGCGTCCTTCGAGACGGTGCCGGACGGTGACGACCGGACCACCCTGGCGCTGCGGGGAGAGCTCGACCTGGAGGCGGGCCGTCAGCTCCGGCCCGGGCTGAACCAGGCCCTCGGCCGGGCGGCCCGCTCCGTCGACCTCGATCTCAGCGGGGTGGGGTTCTGCGACTGCTCCGGCCTGAACCTCCTGCTCGGCCTGCGCCACCGGGCCCTGCACCAGGGCAAGGCCATCCGCATCGCCGCCGGGAGCCCGGCGGTCGACCGGATCCTGGACGTGACGGGCACCCGTTACCTGTTCACACCCGAGGGCCAGGAGGACGGGGCCGCCGCTCCGGGAGCGGTCCGTGACCCGGACAAGGACGAGGAATCCGGCCAGGACCTGCGGACCGTCGTCGCCCAGCTGCGCAGGGCCATGCAGACCCGGCCCACCATCGACCTGGCCCGCGGCATCCTGATGTCCTCCTTCAGCCTGAGCCCCGAGGCCGCCTGGGAGGTGCTGGTCACCGCCTCGCAGAACACCAACACCAAGCTGCACCGCCTGGCGGGTGAGCTGGTCAGCACCGCGCAGGGCAGCAGCCTGCCCGAGGGCGTCCACACGCAGCTCATGGCGGCCGTCAACAAGACGCACGCGGCCCGCGCGGCCCCCGCGGCCAACGGCGGAGTCACCACCGAGACGGAACCCTCCATTCCCTCGCAGAGCGGTCCGTGA
- a CDS encoding RICIN domain-containing protein produces MGQQRWRYRVCAALVAVGGVAAASVGPGASAAHAASAVNVIAVHSGKCLEAKDSSQSLDTPVLQADCTGQPGAEWYVRESPSGGNTINIVNMHSGHCLAVPGAASARVGTQTRQGACSVTAGADFRLVDTGTAYIRVQAAAPAPALCLDVASGSHASGVPLQLGTCDGQSGTGFVQRAPRDGNDTPLDPLPPGTPTAAPERVSVASGGAQTKPASDSHGASAISADGRRIAFVSNAADLVPGDTNGYSDVFVRDLQTGTTQRVSVTDSGGQGNSGASEPAISADGRHVAFESSSSNLVPGDTNNSGDVFVRDLQAGTTQRVSVASGGAQGNYGASAPSISADGRHVAFQSFSATLVPGDVNNEWDVFVRDRQTGTTQRVSETGEGNDGYDNSTRPSISADGGHIAYLSNSAHLVAGDTNNQHDVFVWGRQSGATERVSVAGDGSEGNGGASSAPSISSDGRHVSFASHASNLVAGDTNGKEDVFLRDRRAGTIERVSLSGGGGQGNAYATAPAVSGDGRYVAFSSGSTNLLVRDTNGVADVFVRDRETGATHRVSSSGSGIEADGLCTSPSVSGDGRFVAFASAAANLIGGDTNARPDVFVRRIAS; encoded by the coding sequence ATGGGCCAGCAGCGGTGGCGGTACCGGGTGTGCGCGGCACTGGTCGCGGTGGGGGGCGTCGCGGCGGCCTCGGTCGGCCCTGGCGCGTCGGCCGCCCATGCCGCCTCGGCGGTGAACGTGATCGCCGTGCACAGCGGCAAGTGCCTGGAGGCCAAGGACTCCTCGCAGTCCCTCGACACGCCGGTCCTCCAGGCCGACTGCACGGGGCAGCCCGGCGCCGAGTGGTACGTGCGCGAGTCCCCGAGCGGCGGCAACACGATCAACATCGTCAACATGCACAGCGGCCACTGCCTGGCCGTGCCCGGTGCGGCCTCCGCGCGTGTGGGCACCCAGACGCGTCAGGGGGCGTGTTCCGTCACCGCCGGCGCCGACTTCCGCCTCGTGGACACCGGCACCGCGTACATCCGGGTCCAGGCCGCCGCGCCCGCCCCGGCCCTCTGCCTCGATGTCGCCTCGGGCTCGCACGCATCCGGCGTACCCCTCCAACTCGGCACCTGCGACGGGCAGTCCGGCACCGGCTTCGTGCAACGGGCGCCGCGCGACGGCAACGACACTCCCCTCGATCCGCTGCCGCCGGGTACCCCGACCGCGGCTCCCGAGCGGGTCAGCGTCGCCTCGGGCGGCGCCCAGACCAAGCCCGCCTCGGACTCCCACGGCGCTTCGGCCATCAGCGCGGACGGGCGCCGCATCGCCTTCGTCTCCAACGCGGCCGACCTGGTGCCGGGTGACACCAACGGCTACAGCGACGTGTTCGTACGCGATCTCCAGACGGGCACCACCCAGCGGGTCAGCGTCACGGACAGCGGGGGCCAGGGCAACTCCGGGGCCTCCGAGCCGGCCATCAGCGCCGACGGACGCCACGTCGCCTTCGAGTCCAGCTCGTCCAACCTCGTGCCCGGCGACACCAACAACTCGGGGGACGTCTTCGTACGCGACCTCCAGGCCGGCACGACCCAGCGGGTCAGCGTCGCGAGCGGCGGCGCACAGGGCAATTACGGGGCGTCCGCCCCCTCCATCAGCGCCGACGGACGCCACGTCGCCTTCCAGTCCTTCTCCGCCACCCTGGTGCCGGGGGACGTCAACAACGAATGGGACGTCTTCGTACGGGACCGGCAGACCGGCACCACCCAGCGCGTCAGCGAGACGGGCGAGGGGAACGACGGCTACGACAACTCGACCCGGCCGTCGATCAGTGCGGACGGCGGGCACATCGCCTATCTCTCCAACTCGGCGCACCTCGTCGCCGGTGACACCAACAACCAGCACGACGTCTTCGTCTGGGGCCGGCAGTCCGGCGCCACCGAACGCGTCAGCGTCGCCGGCGACGGGAGCGAGGGCAACGGCGGCGCCTCCTCCGCCCCCTCGATCAGCTCGGACGGCCGCCATGTCTCCTTCGCCTCCCACGCCTCGAACCTGGTGGCGGGCGACACCAACGGCAAGGAGGACGTCTTCCTGCGGGACCGGCGGGCCGGCACGATCGAACGCGTCAGCCTCTCCGGTGGTGGCGGTCAGGGCAATGCCTACGCGACGGCTCCGGCGGTCAGCGGCGACGGGCGGTACGTCGCCTTCTCGTCCGGCTCGACCAATCTGCTCGTGCGCGACACGAACGGCGTGGCGGACGTCTTCGTACGGGACCGCGAGACGGGCGCCACCCATCGCGTCAGCAGTTCCGGCAGCGGGATCGAGGCGGACGGCCTGTGCACCTCGCCGTCGGTGAGCGGTGACGGGCGCTTCGTCGCCTTCGCCTCCGCCGCGGCCAATCTGATCGGCGGGGACACCAACGCCCGCCCCGACGTCTTCGTCCGCCGCATCGCCTCATAG
- a CDS encoding RICIN domain-containing protein has protein sequence MRQLMWSRRTRLLVVPWTAVVAMAAVGVSAPRAHAASAVNITAVHSGKCLEAKDSSQSLDAPIVQADCTGQPGAEWYLRESPTGGGTINVVNARSNHCLTVPDPGSAHVGTQTRQGACTAAAGADFRLVDSGAEHVGIQAAAPSPALCLDVTSGSHASGAPLQLAQCYGQSGSGFVQRAPRAGNGTPLDAPPVLPPATVAERVNITSGGAQTSMQIMDSAPVLSGDGRYAAFTSDAASLVPGDKNLAPDVFVRDRSTGTTERVSLTDGDAESAPAEWSDEPSISGEGRYVAFESVARALVSGDTNGQRDVFVRDRTAGTTQRVSIASNGTQGNSWSFSPSVSADGRYVAFTSGASNLVPGDTNAADDIFVHDRQTRTTQRVSVAGGGAQGNAESTTPSISADGRYVAYTSDASNLVPGDTNAAEDVFVRDLVSGTTQRVSVTGTGAQGDRDSMSPSISADGRHVAFSSSAAGLVPGDTNGRIDVYVRDRQAGTTQRVSVADNGTQGDGHSGVPSVSADGRYVAFSSSAANLIARDANAVSDVFVRDRETGKTQRVSTGHADGEGGDGYSSEGSISADGSLTVFSSYASDLVPGDTNSAYDVFVRRSIA, from the coding sequence GTGCGTCAGCTCATGTGGTCGCGTCGGACGCGGTTACTGGTCGTCCCCTGGACGGCCGTGGTGGCGATGGCCGCGGTGGGTGTGAGCGCTCCGCGGGCTCATGCCGCCTCGGCGGTGAACATCACCGCCGTGCACAGCGGCAAGTGCCTGGAGGCCAAGGACTCCTCGCAGTCCCTCGACGCTCCGATCGTCCAGGCCGACTGCACGGGGCAGCCCGGCGCCGAGTGGTACCTGCGCGAGTCCCCCACCGGCGGCGGCACCATCAACGTCGTCAACGCCCGCAGCAACCACTGCCTGACCGTTCCCGACCCCGGCTCCGCCCACGTGGGCACGCAGACACGGCAGGGCGCCTGCACCGCGGCGGCCGGTGCCGACTTCCGCCTCGTCGACAGCGGGGCCGAGCACGTCGGGATCCAGGCCGCCGCCCCCTCCCCCGCCCTCTGCCTCGATGTCACCTCGGGCTCCCACGCGTCCGGCGCACCCCTCCAACTCGCCCAGTGCTACGGGCAGTCCGGCAGCGGCTTCGTCCAGCGGGCGCCCCGGGCGGGGAACGGTACGCCGCTCGACGCCCCGCCCGTGCTGCCTCCCGCCACCGTGGCCGAACGGGTCAACATCACCTCCGGCGGCGCCCAGACGTCCATGCAGATCATGGACAGCGCACCGGTCCTGAGCGGGGACGGGCGGTACGCCGCCTTCACCTCCGACGCGGCCTCCCTCGTACCCGGCGACAAGAACCTGGCGCCGGACGTGTTCGTGCGGGACCGGTCGACGGGCACCACCGAACGCGTCAGCCTGACCGACGGGGACGCCGAGAGCGCCCCCGCCGAGTGGTCCGACGAGCCGTCGATCAGCGGGGAGGGACGGTACGTCGCCTTCGAGTCCGTCGCGCGTGCCCTGGTGAGCGGTGACACCAACGGCCAGCGGGACGTCTTCGTGCGCGACCGCACCGCCGGCACCACGCAGCGCGTGAGCATCGCGAGCAACGGCACGCAGGGCAACAGCTGGTCGTTCTCCCCCTCGGTCAGCGCCGACGGGCGGTACGTGGCCTTCACCTCGGGCGCGTCCAACCTCGTGCCCGGCGACACCAACGCGGCCGACGACATCTTCGTCCACGACCGGCAGACCAGGACCACGCAGCGCGTCAGCGTCGCGGGCGGCGGCGCCCAGGGCAACGCCGAGTCGACGACGCCCTCCATCAGCGCCGACGGCCGGTACGTGGCCTACACCTCCGACGCGTCCAACCTCGTGCCCGGCGACACCAACGCGGCCGAGGACGTCTTCGTACGCGATCTGGTGTCCGGCACCACCCAGCGCGTCAGCGTGACGGGCACCGGCGCCCAGGGCGACCGCGACTCGATGTCGCCCTCGATCAGCGCCGACGGGCGTCACGTCGCCTTCTCCTCCAGCGCCGCCGGCCTGGTGCCCGGCGACACCAACGGGCGCATCGACGTGTACGTGAGGGACCGCCAGGCAGGGACGACGCAGCGGGTGAGCGTCGCCGACAACGGCACGCAGGGCGACGGGCATTCGGGCGTGCCGTCGGTCAGCGCCGACGGCCGGTACGTCGCGTTCTCCTCCAGCGCCGCCAACCTCATCGCGCGGGACGCCAACGCCGTGAGCGACGTCTTCGTCCGCGACCGGGAGACGGGGAAGACACAGCGCGTCAGTACCGGCCACGCCGACGGCGAAGGCGGCGACGGCTACTCGTCGGAGGGGTCGATCAGCGCCGACGGCAGTCTCACCGTCTTCTCCTCTTACGCCTCCGACCTCGTCCCCGGTGACACCAACTCCGCGTACGACGTGTTCGTACGCCGCAGCATCGCCTGA
- a CDS encoding tetratricopeptide repeat protein, with translation MSTPTPVLDQAQALIELERYGQAQTLLARHLAEDPGDVRAWVKIGYCHLHTEQPAQALAAADEALRLAPEDYGALRLRAQAMVRDNGWLKVQPVLREMIRVAPHDSFAHAMLADAVWREALVRHARESGAGQITHEAADRVTREAADLATEALRLGPEDVYAHEIAHRIASTAGNGTVSDMLDETILRIDPHHAEALARQTRKAAQAPGVGAARATELYADALAAEPGSPSLRQALDHATYRLLRGTRWLAVLCVVLAGAMVDVFPADERTAPELPVPVGQRLWFLFIMAVIWAFGAWRRYRRLRAGVQLNARSLVRRGRWARVVLAQAGWAMACALLIAEIPWTDRAVPQIIFWAGLVPTAATIWFDKKKAN, from the coding sequence GTGAGCACGCCGACTCCCGTCCTCGACCAGGCCCAGGCCCTGATCGAACTCGAACGCTACGGCCAGGCCCAGACCCTCCTGGCCCGCCACCTCGCCGAGGACCCCGGCGACGTACGCGCCTGGGTCAAGATCGGTTACTGCCACCTCCACACGGAACAGCCCGCGCAGGCGCTCGCGGCGGCCGACGAGGCCCTCCGGCTGGCCCCCGAGGACTACGGCGCGCTCAGGCTGCGCGCCCAGGCGATGGTGCGCGACAACGGCTGGCTCAAGGTCCAGCCCGTCCTGCGCGAGATGATCCGTGTCGCTCCGCACGACTCGTTCGCCCACGCCATGCTCGCCGACGCCGTCTGGCGGGAGGCCCTGGTCCGTCACGCCCGCGAGAGCGGCGCCGGGCAGATCACCCACGAGGCCGCCGACCGGGTCACCCGCGAAGCCGCCGACCTGGCGACGGAGGCGCTGCGGCTGGGGCCCGAGGACGTCTACGCCCACGAGATCGCCCACCGCATCGCGAGCACGGCCGGGAACGGCACGGTCTCCGACATGCTCGACGAGACCATCCTCCGCATCGACCCGCACCACGCCGAGGCCCTCGCACGCCAGACCCGCAAGGCGGCACAGGCACCGGGCGTGGGGGCCGCCCGGGCCACCGAGCTGTACGCGGACGCGCTCGCCGCAGAGCCCGGCTCCCCTTCCCTGCGCCAGGCACTCGACCACGCCACCTACCGCCTGCTGCGCGGCACGCGATGGCTCGCCGTGCTCTGCGTGGTGCTGGCGGGCGCCATGGTCGACGTCTTCCCCGCCGACGAGCGGACCGCCCCGGAACTGCCCGTCCCCGTCGGCCAGCGGCTGTGGTTCCTGTTCATCATGGCCGTGATCTGGGCGTTCGGGGCGTGGCGCCGCTACCGCCGACTGCGGGCGGGCGTCCAGCTCAACGCCCGCTCCCTGGTTCGCCGCGGCCGCTGGGCCCGCGTCGTCCTGGCCCAGGCGGGCTGGGCCATGGCGTGCGCCCTGCTGATCGCCGAGATCCCGTGGACGGACCGGGCCGTGCCGCAGATCATCTTCTGGGCCGGACTCGTGCCCACCGCGGCGACCATCTGGTTCGACAAGAAGAAGGCCAACTAA
- a CDS encoding ATP-binding protein: MSEDSPLIRSLRTAVEAAPADVPLRLHLADLLLQAGQADAAVAEAAVALQHAPGDGEARALMARAMGAPAPAPTPSADPPAPDARTGFDWRAAADQVGDVLPPRFVEAPLTADGSGDPEDAAAWDVDTPGRIRLADVGGMREVKERLEAAFLAPMRNPELRKLYGKSLRGGLLLYGPPGCGKTFIARAVAGELGAGFLSVSVNDVLDMWIGNSERNMHEIFRTARRQAPCVVFLDELDALGAKRSRTQHSGLRNTVNQLLTELDGIDSAANEGVFVLAATNAPWDVDIALRRPGRLDRTLLVLPPDAPARESILRYHLSERPVENVDLGKLVKATDGLSGADLAHLCESAAESALLDSARTGTVRMIGMRDLLAAARQTVPSTEPWFASARNVAMYANEGGTYDDLITYLKKKRKL; encoded by the coding sequence ATGTCCGAGGACTCCCCCCTGATACGAAGCTTGCGCACGGCTGTTGAGGCGGCACCCGCCGATGTACCGCTACGGCTGCATTTGGCCGATTTGCTGCTACAGGCCGGGCAGGCGGACGCCGCCGTCGCGGAGGCGGCCGTCGCGCTTCAGCACGCGCCGGGCGACGGCGAGGCCCGGGCACTGATGGCCCGCGCGATGGGCGCCCCCGCCCCTGCCCCCACACCCTCGGCCGACCCGCCCGCCCCCGACGCCCGCACCGGCTTCGACTGGCGTGCCGCCGCCGACCAAGTGGGCGACGTGCTCCCGCCGCGCTTCGTCGAGGCGCCCCTGACCGCCGACGGCAGCGGCGACCCCGAGGACGCCGCCGCCTGGGACGTGGACACCCCCGGCAGGATCCGCCTGGCGGACGTCGGCGGCATGCGGGAGGTCAAGGAGCGCCTGGAGGCGGCGTTCCTCGCCCCCATGCGCAACCCCGAACTGCGCAAGCTGTACGGCAAGAGCCTGCGCGGCGGGCTCCTCCTGTACGGGCCGCCCGGCTGCGGAAAGACCTTCATCGCCCGCGCCGTCGCCGGTGAACTCGGGGCGGGTTTCCTGTCCGTGTCGGTCAACGACGTCCTCGACATGTGGATCGGCAACTCCGAGCGCAACATGCACGAGATCTTCCGGACCGCCCGCCGCCAGGCGCCCTGCGTCGTCTTCCTCGACGAACTCGACGCGCTCGGCGCCAAGCGCAGCCGCACCCAGCACAGCGGGCTGCGCAACACCGTCAACCAGCTCCTGACCGAGCTGGACGGCATCGACTCGGCGGCCAACGAAGGCGTCTTCGTGCTCGCCGCCACCAACGCCCCCTGGGACGTGGACATCGCCCTGCGCCGCCCGGGGCGCCTGGACCGTACCCTGCTCGTCCTGCCGCCCGACGCCCCCGCGCGCGAGAGCATCCTCCGCTACCACCTGAGCGAACGCCCCGTCGAGAACGTCGACTTGGGCAAGCTCGTCAAGGCCACCGACGGCCTGTCCGGCGCCGACCTGGCCCATCTGTGCGAGTCCGCCGCGGAGAGCGCCCTGCTCGACTCGGCGCGCACCGGCACGGTCCGCATGATCGGCATGCGGGACCTGCTCGCCGCCGCACGGCAGACCGTGCCCTCCACGGAACCGTGGTTCGCCTCCGCGCGGAACGTCGCCATGTACGCCAACGAGGGCGGCACGTACGACGACTTGATCACCTATCTGAAGAAGAAGCGGAAGCTGTGA
- a CDS encoding L-threonylcarbamoyladenylate synthase, with protein sequence MAKYFDVHPDNPQRRSITSVVDSIRSDALIAYPTDSCYALGCRLGSRDGINRIRTIRNLDERHHFTLVCQNFAQLGQFVHLDNDVFRAIKATTPGRYTFILPATKEVPRQLLHQKKKTVGVRIPDHTVTQALLAELGEPLLSSTLLLPDEDEPLTQGWDIKERLDHVVDVVLDSGDCGTEPTTVIDFSSGEAEVVRHGAGDTTRFD encoded by the coding sequence ATGGCGAAGTACTTCGACGTGCACCCCGACAACCCCCAGCGGCGCAGCATCACGAGCGTGGTCGACAGCATCCGCTCCGACGCGCTCATCGCGTACCCCACGGACTCCTGCTACGCGCTGGGATGCCGGCTCGGCAGCCGCGACGGCATCAACCGCATCCGTACGATCCGCAATCTGGACGAGCGCCACCACTTCACCCTCGTGTGCCAGAACTTCGCACAGCTGGGTCAGTTCGTCCATCTCGACAACGACGTGTTCCGCGCCATCAAGGCCACCACCCCGGGCCGCTACACGTTCATCCTGCCCGCGACCAAGGAAGTCCCCCGCCAGCTGCTGCACCAGAAGAAGAAGACCGTCGGAGTCCGCATCCCCGACCACACGGTGACGCAGGCCCTGCTCGCCGAACTCGGCGAGCCCCTGCTGTCCAGCACCCTGCTGCTGCCCGACGAGGACGAGCCGCTCACCCAGGGCTGGGACATCAAGGAGCGCCTCGACCACGTCGTGGACGTCGTGCTGGACTCCGGTGACTGCGGCACCGAGCCCACCACCGTCATCGACTTCTCCAGCGGCGAGGCCGAGGTCGTGCGCCACGGCGCGGGCGACACCACACGCTTCGACTAG
- a CDS encoding DJ-1/PfpI family protein, with product MSTDDGKRTPSRRGLLRGTAAGAAVAAVGAGGSARAASGTGQDRAAAGSGKVRVAILLYDGFTALDAVGPYEMLCRVPDTRVTMVAREAGPVRTDTGELSLVAERAMRDVHRAEVLLVPGGGQRGTEAMMRDTEAHDWIRRIHRRSVWTTSVCTGSLIIGAAGLLRGLPATTYWASRPYLKDVGAVYTPGRFVETGKIITAAGVSAGMDMGLHLVSRLTDEKVARAMQLAVEYDPDPPYDTGSPEKADAATQALALKLLADAAR from the coding sequence ATGAGCACGGATGATGGCAAGCGGACGCCGAGCCGTCGCGGTCTGCTGCGCGGCACGGCCGCGGGCGCGGCGGTCGCGGCCGTCGGGGCGGGCGGCTCGGCGCGGGCCGCTTCAGGGACCGGGCAGGACCGGGCCGCCGCGGGGAGCGGGAAGGTGCGGGTGGCGATACTGCTCTACGACGGCTTCACCGCGCTGGACGCGGTGGGACCCTACGAAATGCTGTGCCGGGTACCGGACACGCGGGTCACGATGGTCGCCCGGGAGGCCGGACCGGTGCGTACGGACACCGGTGAGCTGAGCCTGGTCGCGGAGCGCGCGATGCGGGATGTGCACCGGGCCGAGGTGCTGCTCGTGCCGGGCGGCGGGCAGCGGGGTACCGAGGCGATGATGCGCGACACCGAGGCGCACGACTGGATCCGCCGCATCCACCGCCGCTCGGTCTGGACGACCTCGGTGTGCACGGGCTCGCTGATCATCGGCGCGGCGGGACTGCTGCGCGGCCTGCCCGCGACCACGTACTGGGCCTCCCGCCCGTACCTGAAGGACGTGGGCGCGGTCTACACCCCGGGGCGCTTCGTCGAGACGGGGAAGATCATCACGGCCGCCGGTGTCTCCGCGGGGATGGACATGGGCCTGCACCTGGTGAGCCGCCTCACCGACGAGAAGGTGGCCCGGGCGATGCAGCTCGCGGTGGAGTACGACCCCGACCCGCCGTACGACACCGGGAGCCCGGAGAAGGCCGACGCGGCGACGCAGGCACTCGCCCTGAAGCTGCTCGCCGACGCGGCCCGCTGA
- a CDS encoding ANTAR domain-containing protein: protein MTDHRRDHRLVPHPHGEQPASPREEAERLAAQAQQLREQVFELEVQVRARPKIALAEGVLVERYGLPDADAAFALMRQASQRANIKLHQVAVAVARVPGPARGASLWFGERTQAPAPPLTALGVGTLDARNQGEVLGAALRRVLEITSTHMGNVQLVEDGTLRMERHTGLPRQFTDHFAFVDGRTACSRAADGGNQVTVKEVALSPGFDDVSRHVILSAGARGVHSVPLVDDTRTVRGVISSHHSNPLDGFARSQLQALHHTSRAIGTWIDWHRRTVVLDALEDLHQLALARQK from the coding sequence ATGACGGACCACCGACGTGACCACCGACTCGTGCCCCACCCTCATGGCGAGCAGCCCGCCTCCCCCCGGGAGGAGGCAGAACGACTCGCCGCCCAGGCACAACAGCTTCGGGAGCAGGTGTTCGAGCTGGAGGTGCAGGTACGCGCTCGCCCCAAGATCGCGCTGGCCGAGGGGGTGCTGGTCGAGCGGTACGGCCTGCCGGACGCGGACGCGGCGTTCGCATTGATGCGCCAGGCCTCCCAGCGGGCCAACATCAAACTCCACCAAGTGGCGGTCGCCGTCGCCCGTGTGCCGGGACCGGCCCGCGGCGCCTCGCTGTGGTTCGGCGAGCGGACACAGGCCCCGGCCCCGCCCCTGACCGCTCTCGGTGTCGGCACGCTCGACGCGAGGAACCAGGGCGAGGTGCTCGGCGCCGCCCTGCGCCGCGTGCTGGAGATCACCAGTACGCACATGGGCAACGTCCAGCTGGTCGAGGACGGCACGCTGCGTATGGAGAGACACACCGGTCTGCCCCGGCAGTTCACCGACCACTTCGCGTTCGTCGACGGGAGGACCGCCTGCTCGCGGGCCGCGGACGGCGGCAACCAGGTCACCGTGAAAGAAGTCGCCTTGTCGCCCGGGTTCGACGACGTCTCCCGCCATGTGATCCTCTCGGCCGGCGCACGCGGCGTCCACAGCGTTCCTCTCGTGGACGACACCAGGACAGTGCGCGGCGTCATCTCCTCCCATCATTCGAACCCCCTGGACGGTTTTGCACGGTCCCAGCTCCAGGCCCTGCACCACACCAGCCGTGCCATCGGGACGTGGATCGACTGGCACCGGCGCACGGTCGTCCTCGACGCGCTGGAAGACCTGCACCAACTGGCCCTCGCGCGCCAGAAGTAG